The following coding sequences are from one Sesamum indicum cultivar Zhongzhi No. 13 linkage group LG11, S_indicum_v1.0, whole genome shotgun sequence window:
- the LOC105174098 gene encoding 60S acidic ribosomal protein P2-1, whose protein sequence is MKVVAAYLLAVLGGNATPSAGDLKDILSSVGAEADDDRIELLLTQVKNKDITELIAAGREKLASVPAGGGAVAVAASTAGGGGGAAAPAAAEPKKEEKVEEKEESDDDMGFSLFD, encoded by the exons ATGAAGGTAGTGGCAGCCTATTTGCTCGCCGTTCTGGGAGGAAATGCTACCCCTTCCGCCGGTGATTTGAAGGATATTCTTTCATCTg TTGGAGCAGAAGCTGATGATGATAGGATTGAGCTTCTTTTGACACAAGTTAAGAACAAAGATATTACAGAGCTCATTGCAGCTGGACGTGAGAAGTTGGCGTCTGTACCTGCTGGGGGTGGTGCTGTTGCAGTTGCTGCATCTACAGCTGGTGGAGGTGGTGGGGCTGCTGCTCCAGCTGCAGCTGAGCccaagaaagaggaaaaagtgGAGGAGAAAGAGGAATCAGATGAT GATATGGGCTTCAGTCTATTTGACTAG
- the LOC105174100 gene encoding monodehydroascorbate reductase: protein MAEKSFKYVILGGGVAAGYAAREFAKQGVQPGELAIISKEAVAPYERPALSKGYLFPEGTARLPGFHVCVGSGGERLLPEWYAEKGIALILSTEIVKADITAKTLTSAAGQTFKYQTLIIATGSTVIKLTDFGVQGADAKNIFYLREIDDADKLVEAIKAKKNGKAVIVGGGYIGLELSAALKINNIDVSMVYPEPWCMPRLFTAGIAAFYEGYYANKGINIIKGTVAVGFGTNADGEVTEVKLKDGRVLEADIVVVGVGGRPLTALFKGQVVEEKGGIKTDAFFKTSIPGVYAVGDVATFPLKLYNDIRRVEHVDHARKSAEQAVKAIFASEKGTSIDEYDYLPYFYSRAFDLSWQFYGDNVGDTVLFGDNSPTSPTHKFGTYWIKDGKVVGVFLESGTPEENKAIAKLARVQPAVSSLDELGKEGLAFASKF, encoded by the exons ATGGCAGAGAAGTCATTCAAGTACGTGATCCTCGGTGGTGGCGTTGCTGCT GGATATGCAGCGCGGGAGTTTGCAAAGCAGGGAGTCCAACCTGGTGAACTGGCTATTATTTCCAAAGAGGCG GTGGCTCCTTATGAACGCCCAGCACTTAGTAAGGGATACCTGTTTCCGGAGG GAACTGCAAGGCTACCAGGTTTCCATGTGTGTGTTGGAAGTGGGGGAGAGAGGCTTCTTCCTGAGTGGTATGCTGAGAAAG GGATAGCTTTGATCCTTAGCACAGAAATAGTCAAAGCAGATATTACTGCAAAGACACTTACCAGTGCAGCTGGTCAAACTTTCAAATATCAGACATTGATTATAGCAACTGGTTCCACT GTTATCAAATTGACGGACTTTGGTGTACAAGGTGCTGATGCCAAAAACATCTTTTATTTGAGAGAGATTGATGATGCTGATAAACTTGTAGAAGCAAtcaaagcaaagaaaaatgggAAGGCTGTGATTGTTGGCGGCGGATACATAGGTCTGGAGCTAAGTGCAGCtttgaaaatcaataatattgaTGTCAGCATGGTTTACCCAGAACCTTGGTGCA TGCCTAGGCTATTCACAGCTGGCATAGCTGCCTTCTATGAAGGTTACTACGCAAACAAGGGAATCAATATCATTAAAGGCACCGTAGCTGTTGGATTTGGCACCAATGCTGATGGGGAG GTTACTGAAGTAAAACTTAAGGATGGTAGAGTGCTAGAAGCCgatattgttgttgttggtgTAGGTGGAAGGCCCCTCACAGCTTTGTTTAAGGGCCAGGTTGTAGAGGAAAAGGGTGGAATCAAG ACTGATGCTTTCTTCAAAACGAGTATTCCTGGTGTATATGCTGTGGGTGATGTTGCTACGTTCCCCTTGAAATTGTACAATGACATCAGAAGAGTTGAACACGTTGATCATGCTCGCAAATCTGCTGAGCAGGCTGTTAAG GCAATTTTTGCAAGTGAAAAAGGAACATCTATTGATGAATATGACTACCTTCCATACTTCTACTCCCGTGCCTTTGACCTGTCATGGCAGTTCTACGGAGACAATGTAGGTGACACAGTTTTATTTGGAGACAACAGCCCAACATCCCCTACACACAAGTTCGGAACATATTGGATCAAAGACGGCAAGGTCGTCGGTGTATTTTTAGAGAGTGGAACTCCAGAAGAAAACAAGGCAATTGCTAAACTTGCAAGGGTCCAACCTGCAGTGAGCAGCTTGGATGAACTAGGCAAAGAGGGTCTCGCTTTCGCCagcaaattctaa